A stretch of Bifidobacterium sp. ESL0704 DNA encodes these proteins:
- the msrA gene encoding peptide-methionine (S)-S-oxide reductase MsrA: MAMTNDHANRENETLNGSENNDDTATQNSDTNANASGPETQTAYFAGGCFWGVERYFQGVDGVTATQVGYAQSRKENPSYEEVCSGATDAAETVRVDYDTKRVTLRTLTLLFLDVIDPFSVDRQGNDTGRQYRTAMFYLDEVQKAIYDKALQQLVTREGREAAVIVEPLRNFYPAEGYHQDYLDKNPGGYCHIPVAKLMNVGKRQRYIESIWRLDPEQYAVTQEAATERPFANKYDQNFEPGIYVDVVSGEPLFLSTDKFDAGCGWPAFSKPIDNSALTEHRDTRIPGRPRIEIRTADSQIHLGHVFDDGPRDRGGLRYCMNSASLRFVPREKMEAQGYGKYLKLLDEAQ; the protein is encoded by the coding sequence ATGGCAATGACGAATGATCACGCAAACAGGGAAAACGAGACTTTGAACGGCAGCGAAAACAACGACGACACCGCCACGCAAAACAGCGACACGAACGCAAACGCATCGGGACCCGAAACGCAGACCGCCTACTTCGCTGGTGGCTGCTTCTGGGGCGTCGAACGCTATTTCCAAGGTGTCGACGGAGTGACCGCCACGCAGGTCGGCTATGCGCAGTCCCGCAAGGAGAACCCGAGCTACGAGGAGGTCTGCAGCGGGGCGACGGATGCGGCGGAGACCGTGCGCGTCGACTATGATACGAAGCGCGTGACCCTGCGGACGCTGACGCTGCTGTTCCTGGACGTCATCGACCCGTTCTCGGTGGACCGGCAAGGCAACGACACCGGACGGCAATACCGCACCGCGATGTTCTATCTCGACGAGGTGCAGAAAGCCATATACGACAAGGCTTTGCAGCAGCTTGTCACGCGCGAGGGCCGTGAGGCGGCGGTGATTGTCGAGCCGCTGCGCAACTTCTACCCCGCCGAAGGCTATCATCAGGATTATCTCGACAAGAACCCGGGCGGATACTGCCATATTCCGGTGGCCAAGCTCATGAACGTCGGCAAGCGACAGCGCTATATCGAGAGCATCTGGCGGCTCGACCCGGAGCAGTACGCGGTGACGCAGGAGGCGGCCACCGAGCGCCCGTTCGCCAACAAGTACGACCAGAACTTCGAACCGGGCATCTATGTGGACGTGGTGAGCGGCGAACCGCTGTTTCTCTCCACCGACAAGTTCGACGCGGGCTGCGGCTGGCCGGCGTTCTCCAAGCCGATCGACAACTCGGCTCTGACCGAGCACCGTGACACCAGGATTCCCGGACGGCCGCGCATCGAAATCCGCACCGCCGACTCGCAAATCCACCTGGGTCACGTCTTCGATGACGGACCGCGCGATCGCGGCGGGCTGCGCTACTGCATGAACTCCGCCTCACTGCGTTTCGTGCCGCGCGAGAAGATGGAAGCGCAGGGCTACGGCAAATATCTGAAGTTGCTTGACGAGGCTCAATAA
- a CDS encoding dioxygenase, which translates to MERRMSNLPANLPEALPVENPLSSTDARVPVEIEQSSGMLLQGRRLRSFAYTTDAAVIHNTNADAILAVYPFTGQPVINQAVLSVAQAPVFVGVGGGTTTGTRVLELAVFAEMQGVAGVVLNAPSEVEIVREVSMTVHVPVMATVVKWDDTVQRKIEAGAKIINVAAGRNTAEVVARIKERYPEIPVVASSGGSAESIRETIAAGANALTWTPPSAADLQKRMMERYRRGETGHPDGAPNAPSSPLPNVNANGTTKSFYTSTASMGHPYTDVPAAKQPSPRHKKQTPPSAAVVESE; encoded by the coding sequence ATGGAACGGAGAATGTCGAATCTTCCGGCGAATCTGCCAGAGGCTTTGCCTGTTGAGAACCCGCTGAGCTCGACCGATGCCCGTGTACCCGTGGAGATTGAACAGTCCTCGGGAATGTTGCTGCAGGGCCGTCGCTTGCGTTCCTTCGCCTACACGACCGACGCCGCAGTGATTCACAATACGAACGCCGACGCCATTCTGGCGGTCTACCCGTTCACCGGCCAGCCGGTCATCAACCAGGCGGTGCTTTCCGTGGCTCAGGCCCCGGTGTTCGTGGGCGTCGGGGGAGGCACCACCACCGGCACACGCGTGCTCGAATTAGCGGTGTTTGCTGAAATGCAAGGAGTCGCCGGTGTCGTGCTCAACGCGCCCAGCGAGGTGGAGATCGTGCGCGAGGTGTCGATGACCGTTCATGTCCCGGTGATGGCGACGGTCGTGAAATGGGACGATACGGTGCAGCGCAAGATCGAGGCCGGCGCGAAGATCATCAACGTCGCCGCCGGCAGGAACACCGCCGAGGTGGTGGCGCGCATCAAGGAGCGCTACCCGGAGATTCCAGTGGTGGCCAGCTCCGGCGGGTCGGCCGAATCGATCCGAGAAACCATCGCAGCCGGTGCCAACGCCCTGACATGGACGCCGCCGAGCGCCGCCGATCTGCAGAAGCGGATGATGGAACGTTACCGTCGAGGGGAGACCGGGCATCCCGACGGTGCCCCAAACGCTCCCAGCTCGCCGTTGCCCAATGTCAATGCGAACGGTACGACGAAAAGCTTCTATACATCCACGGCCAGCATGGGCCACCCTTATACGGATGTCCCCGCAGCCAAGCAGCCGAGTCCGCGCCACAAGAAGCAGACCCCGCCCAGCGCTGCCGTCGTGGAATCGGAGTGA
- a CDS encoding DEAD/DEAH box helicase, translating to MNNPDSHNFKSKKGEEAAESAAAYAKSGDRPERTFAELGVPGPLVSVLARDGKTVAFPIQADTLGDSLAGRDVLGRGETGSGKTLAFAIPLVARLGEQDEGEAVMRDFERMDRGDRNARKRAMLPHPHGMILAPTRELVNQINEVVAPLAAAYDMQTATIYGGVKYSRQINELKAGAEIIVACPGRLEDLLRQGALSIEDVEVAVLDEADEMADMGFLPSVQRLLEQVDPNGQRMLFSATLDHGVDKVVRQFLHDPKIHEIAPADAQVDTMTHHVFEVSQGNKYEVIRELASGKGKRILFTRTKYQAKKMADKLVHEGIPAVDLQGNLSQNQRDRHLAAFTSGDVNVLVATDVAARGIDVSDVEMVVQTEPPEDPKSFLHRSGRTARAGESGDVVTLVLPNQRRDARQMLRRAGIKAKSQQIVPGAPELEELVGEHAPLVEGWTLTVPVVNRRAGRTGRGGRNEGRGGHGGYGRKDRGGRRDRNNRHEGSRRSSGRHDREDGDEGFNGRGGRNGGFDSRDFNDSRSNGNRHDGHKNRNPRYDDGQGPIDGRSSRGRRDDRRSRDFYDDGYRKNSGKRSRHSDFDDRGKRGGKGRYEGNRSGGRGGDSYGSRKSNRHDGGYGKSGGRRDGGYEDRRHDGRGRDEGRSGGHGQRSRKADGFHRSHGKRNSTPFRRSR from the coding sequence ATGAATAATCCTGATTCCCATAATTTCAAATCCAAGAAGGGTGAAGAAGCGGCCGAAAGCGCGGCTGCATACGCCAAGTCCGGCGACCGGCCCGAGCGCACCTTCGCCGAGCTCGGTGTGCCGGGGCCGCTGGTGAGCGTATTGGCTCGTGACGGCAAGACCGTCGCGTTCCCCATTCAGGCCGATACGCTCGGCGATTCGCTGGCCGGGCGCGATGTGCTCGGCCGGGGCGAGACCGGAAGCGGCAAGACGCTTGCCTTCGCCATCCCGCTGGTCGCCAGGCTGGGCGAACAGGATGAGGGCGAGGCGGTGATGCGCGACTTCGAGCGTATGGACCGCGGCGATCGCAATGCCCGAAAGCGTGCGATGCTGCCGCATCCGCATGGCATGATTCTCGCGCCCACCCGTGAGCTGGTCAATCAGATCAACGAGGTCGTGGCTCCGCTCGCCGCCGCCTACGACATGCAGACCGCCACCATCTACGGTGGCGTCAAATACAGCCGTCAGATCAACGAGCTGAAGGCCGGCGCCGAAATCATCGTCGCCTGCCCCGGACGCTTGGAGGATCTGCTGCGCCAGGGCGCGCTGTCCATCGAGGATGTGGAAGTGGCCGTGCTGGACGAGGCCGATGAAATGGCCGATATGGGCTTCCTTCCGTCCGTGCAGCGTCTGCTCGAACAAGTCGACCCGAACGGCCAGCGTATGCTCTTCTCCGCCACGCTCGACCACGGCGTCGATAAGGTCGTGCGTCAATTCCTGCACGACCCGAAGATCCACGAGATCGCGCCCGCCGACGCGCAGGTCGACACGATGACCCACCACGTCTTCGAGGTCTCGCAGGGCAACAAATACGAGGTCATCCGCGAGCTCGCCAGCGGCAAGGGCAAGCGCATCCTCTTCACCCGCACCAAGTACCAGGCAAAGAAGATGGCCGACAAGCTGGTGCATGAAGGTATCCCGGCCGTCGATCTGCAAGGCAACCTTTCGCAGAACCAACGCGACCGCCACCTGGCCGCGTTCACTTCCGGTGACGTCAACGTGCTGGTGGCCACCGATGTGGCCGCGCGTGGCATCGACGTCAGCGATGTGGAGATGGTCGTGCAGACCGAGCCGCCGGAGGACCCGAAGTCGTTCCTGCACCGTTCCGGCCGTACCGCTCGTGCCGGCGAATCTGGCGATGTGGTCACGCTGGTGCTGCCCAATCAGCGTCGTGACGCGCGTCAGATGCTGCGTCGCGCCGGCATCAAGGCCAAGAGCCAGCAGATTGTTCCCGGAGCCCCCGAACTTGAGGAACTGGTGGGGGAGCACGCCCCGCTGGTCGAAGGCTGGACGCTGACGGTGCCGGTGGTCAACCGCAGGGCCGGACGCACCGGTCGTGGCGGACGCAATGAGGGCCGTGGCGGTCATGGTGGATATGGTCGCAAGGATCGTGGCGGACGGCGTGACCGCAACAACCGTCATGAAGGTTCCCGGCGTTCGTCGGGCCGGCACGATCGTGAAGACGGTGACGAGGGATTCAACGGTCGTGGTGGTCGTAACGGTGGCTTCGATTCCCGTGATTTCAACGATTCACGATCGAACGGCAATCGTCATGACGGCCACAAGAACCGCAACCCCCGTTATGATGACGGCCAAGGCCCCATTGACGGCCGTTCCTCGCGTGGACGTCGCGATGACCGACGTTCGCGTGATTTCTACGATGACGGCTACCGCAAGAACAGCGGCAAGCGCTCGCGCCATTCTGATTTTGACGATCGCGGCAAGCGTGGCGGCAAGGGCCGTTATGAGGGCAACCGTTCCGGCGGACGCGGTGGGGATTCCTACGGCTCACGCAAGTCGAATCGTCACGACGGTGGCTACGGCAAGTCCGGTGGGCGTCGTGACGGGGGTTATGAGGACCGCCGTCACGATGGTCGCGGTCGTGATGAAGGTCGCTCCGGTGGCCATGGCCAGCGCTCGCGCAAGGCCGACGGTTTCCATCGTTCGCACGGTAAGCGCAACTCGACCCCTTTCCGTCGTTCTCGCTGA
- a CDS encoding excinuclease ABC subunit UvrA, with product MNGDNISGHDGTDSEGSSVPEAIEVRGARVHNLRDIDVSIPLNELVGIAGVSGSGKSSLALGVLYAEGSRRYLDALSTYTRRRMTQAEKPQVDSVRFIPPALALRQRPGVGGMRSTFGTSTETLNVLRLMFSRLASHRCPNGHYQKPTLDVAAEIPIHCAVCGALVEPPSAEELAFNSTGACPKCQGTGTIHEVNDAALVPDESLTIDEGAVVPWRTFGFNVQPDIVREFGVRTDVPFKELSDKERDIVFNGPEEKKPITITSIKGVHHLDFTFRNARLTVTKELDRASDEKRMAKVSKFLVERVCPDCGGSRLNAAARAPKIGEYHLDEVTSWPLRKVLEWAKSVPDSLPGDMRQMADSLVDTLEDMGRRLIQLGLGYLTLDRASATLSTGERQRAQLSRAVRNETTGVLYVLDEPSTGLHPANIEGLIGVMRDLLASGNSVVFVDHDVHVLAAADYFIEMGPGAGSRGGRILAQGAPGEILRNPKSRIAGFLDGSQPVVIRERLTLPPISRDLHTFMAVTNPDDEVVNHRGQGGYQSKQVNAEATSAKAVAAPTIGDKVDGSARVAVADSPWITMATGAIHTVHSLHVAIPRGRMTAVTGVSGSGKTTMVLESLIPALQAQEDHTPLPVHVRALDAAGITRVRLVDSTPIGINVRSTVATYSGIMDMLRKAFASTASAKKRKLKVSAFSYNTGTLRCPQCDGTGQISLDIQFLPDVTITCPTCVGQRYRAEVNDIRLATPTHPQGLTLPEVLDLEVDDALDVFALDDLNDGLGPASVSDSHGSANRQQSDVPAGSMRQHRFSVLADSAKSNGPLDPLEPGDMITPTLLKRIHRALETLHDLGLGYLTLGEDTPNLSGGEAQRLKLSNELGKKQNTSLFVLDEPTTGLHPLDVRTLIDVLQRLIAGGATVVFIEHDLDMIANADYVIDMGPGGGEEGGTIVAAGTPDEIASNSASVTGRYLAKHMQG from the coding sequence ATGAACGGTGACAACATAAGTGGGCATGACGGAACCGATTCCGAAGGTTCTTCTGTGCCGGAGGCCATCGAAGTGCGCGGTGCCCGCGTCCACAACCTGCGTGATATCGACGTTTCGATTCCGTTGAATGAACTTGTCGGCATCGCCGGGGTCTCTGGTTCCGGCAAATCGTCGCTTGCATTGGGCGTGCTTTACGCGGAAGGCTCGCGGCGCTATCTTGACGCGCTTTCGACCTACACCCGCCGACGTATGACACAGGCCGAGAAGCCGCAGGTCGATTCGGTGCGGTTCATTCCGCCGGCTTTGGCTTTGCGCCAGAGGCCAGGCGTCGGCGGTATGCGTTCGACGTTCGGCACCTCCACCGAGACGCTGAACGTGCTGAGGCTGATGTTCTCGCGCCTTGCCTCGCACCGTTGCCCCAACGGTCACTACCAGAAGCCGACGCTCGATGTAGCAGCAGAAATTCCCATCCATTGTGCGGTCTGCGGAGCTCTTGTCGAGCCTCCCAGCGCCGAAGAGCTCGCGTTCAACTCCACCGGTGCGTGCCCGAAATGTCAGGGGACCGGGACCATTCACGAGGTCAACGACGCCGCGCTTGTTCCCGACGAAAGCCTCACCATCGACGAAGGTGCCGTCGTGCCGTGGCGCACCTTCGGCTTCAACGTCCAGCCGGATATCGTCCGTGAATTCGGCGTGCGCACGGATGTCCCCTTCAAGGAACTTAGCGACAAAGAGCGTGACATCGTTTTTAACGGGCCGGAAGAGAAGAAGCCCATTACCATCACCTCGATCAAGGGTGTGCATCATCTTGATTTCACGTTCCGCAACGCGAGACTTACCGTGACCAAGGAACTCGATCGAGCCAGCGACGAGAAGCGTATGGCCAAAGTCTCGAAGTTCCTGGTCGAGCGCGTCTGCCCGGATTGCGGCGGCTCAAGGCTGAACGCTGCCGCAAGGGCTCCGAAAATCGGGGAATACCATCTGGACGAGGTCACTTCCTGGCCTCTGCGCAAAGTGCTTGAATGGGCCAAGAGTGTGCCGGATTCGTTGCCGGGCGATATGCGGCAAATGGCTGACAGTTTGGTCGATACGTTGGAGGATATGGGCCGTAGGCTCATTCAGCTTGGTCTGGGCTATCTGACGCTCGACCGTGCCAGCGCTACGCTCTCCACCGGCGAACGGCAGCGTGCCCAGCTTTCGCGTGCGGTACGCAACGAGACCACTGGCGTACTCTACGTGCTCGACGAGCCTTCTACCGGTCTGCATCCGGCCAATATCGAAGGGCTGATCGGAGTGATGCGGGATCTCTTGGCTTCCGGCAATTCCGTGGTGTTCGTCGATCATGATGTTCATGTGCTTGCCGCCGCCGATTATTTTATCGAAATGGGCCCGGGTGCCGGCAGTCGGGGAGGGCGTATCCTCGCGCAAGGTGCACCGGGCGAGATATTGCGTAATCCGAAATCACGCATTGCGGGTTTCCTCGATGGTTCCCAGCCTGTGGTCATCCGCGAACGCCTTACGTTGCCGCCGATTTCGCGGGATTTACACACATTTATGGCAGTGACGAATCCTGATGATGAAGTGGTCAATCATCGTGGACAGGGCGGCTATCAATCAAAGCAGGTCAACGCAGAAGCGACTTCGGCCAAAGCTGTAGCTGCACCAACGATCGGCGATAAAGTTGATGGTTCGGCACGCGTAGCGGTGGCGGACTCTCCGTGGATCACGATGGCCACCGGCGCCATCCATACCGTGCATTCGCTTCATGTTGCGATTCCGCGTGGGCGGATGACGGCTGTCACCGGCGTATCGGGTTCTGGTAAGACCACGATGGTGTTGGAGTCGTTGATTCCGGCGTTGCAGGCGCAGGAGGACCATACGCCGCTGCCGGTTCACGTCCGCGCTCTCGATGCCGCCGGCATCACCCGCGTGCGTCTGGTCGATTCCACACCCATCGGCATCAACGTGCGATCGACGGTTGCCACCTACAGCGGCATCATGGATATGCTGCGCAAGGCCTTCGCCTCGACGGCCTCGGCCAAAAAGCGTAAGCTTAAGGTCTCGGCGTTCTCCTACAACACCGGAACGTTGCGTTGCCCGCAATGCGATGGCACCGGTCAGATCAGCCTCGATATCCAGTTCTTGCCTGATGTCACCATCACTTGTCCGACTTGCGTTGGTCAGCGATATCGAGCGGAAGTCAACGATATACGGTTGGCGACACCGACCCACCCGCAAGGGTTGACGTTGCCCGAGGTGCTTGATCTGGAAGTGGATGACGCTCTCGATGTCTTCGCGCTGGATGATCTGAACGATGGTCTCGGTCCGGCCTCCGTTTCCGATTCACACGGTTCCGCCAATCGTCAACAGTCCGATGTTCCGGCAGGTTCCATGCGCCAGCATCGGTTCAGTGTCCTGGCGGATTCTGCAAAATCCAATGGACCATTAGATCCGCTTGAACCCGGCGATATGATCACTCCGACCTTGCTCAAGCGCATTCATAGGGCACTTGAGACGTTGCACGACCTTGGTCTCGGCTACCTCACACTCGGGGAGGATACGCCAAACCTTTCCGGCGGCGAGGCGCAGCGCCTCAAGCTTTCCAACGAACTGGGCAAGAAACAGAACACGTCGCTGTTCGTCCTCGACGAGCCGACCACCGGCCTCCACCCACTTGACGTGCGCACCTTGATTGACGTGCTCCAGCGGCTGATCGCCGGCGGCGCCACAGTGGTTTTCATCGAGCATGATCTCGACATGATCGCCAACGCCGACTACGTCATCGACATGGGTCCGGGTGGTGGCGAGGAAGGCGGCACCATCGTCGCCGCCGGCACCCCGGACGAAATCGCGAGTAATTCCGCAAGTGTCACTGGCCGTTACCTGGCCAAGCATATGCAAGGCTAA
- a CDS encoding peptide deformylase — MQQPITTSPAFLAKPSAPATPEDLKCAADLKDTLEANAERCVGMAANMIGVHKRIIVFSDDLTGRIMTMFNPEIIEKAEPYETEEGCLCLESRRKTTRFTSIRVRYQDRRFKERTANFNGWTAQIIQHEIDHCNGIVI, encoded by the coding sequence ATGCAACAACCCATCACCACCTCACCCGCCTTTCTCGCCAAGCCGAGCGCACCTGCCACGCCGGAGGATCTGAAGTGCGCGGCTGACCTGAAAGATACGCTTGAGGCGAATGCCGAGCGTTGCGTCGGCATGGCCGCAAATATGATCGGCGTACACAAACGAATCATCGTGTTTTCCGATGATCTGACCGGACGCATCATGACGATGTTCAATCCCGAAATCATCGAAAAGGCCGAACCATACGAAACCGAGGAAGGATGCCTTTGTCTGGAATCCAGAAGAAAGACGACACGGTTCACATCCATTCGGGTGCGTTATCAGGACAGGCGGTTCAAAGAGCGCACCGCCAATTTCAACGGATGGACGGCGCAAATCATCCAGCATGAGATCGACCACTGCAATGGCATAGTCATTTGA
- the ettA gene encoding energy-dependent translational throttle protein EttA, with protein sequence MAEFIFQMINARKAYGDRVILDDVTLSFLPGAKIGVVGPNGMGKSTLLKIMAGQETVSNGEAKLTPGYSVGILQQEPPLDDTKTVGENIKAAFGEITDKVDRFNQIGEEMANPDADYDALMTEMGKLQEEIDAADGWDIDSQLEQAMDALQCPDPETPVKVCSGGERRRVALCKLLLEAPDLLLLDEPTNHLDAESILWLEQFLHTYKGAVIAVTHDRYFMDNVAEWICEVDRGHLYPYKGNYSTYLETKEKRMEIQGAKDAKLARRLKNELDWVKSSPKARQAKNKARLARYDEMENEARNAKKLDFSEIVIPAGPRLGSQVLEAEHIHKAFGDRVLIDDLSFTLPRNGIVGIIGPNGVGKSTLFKTIVGKEPLTSGKLTIGDTVKISYVDQNREGLDPNKNLWEAVSDGNDFIEVAGVEVPTRAYVASFGFKGSDQQKLTGMLSGGERNRLNLALTLKQGGNLLLLDEPTNDLDVETLESLENALIEFPGCAVVISHDRWFLDRIATHILAWEGDDDNPAKWHWFEGNFQAYQDDKVKRLGEEASRPHRIHRKLTR encoded by the coding sequence TTGGCTGAGTTTATTTTCCAGATGATCAATGCTCGCAAGGCCTATGGCGACCGTGTGATCCTTGACGACGTGACCCTGAGCTTTTTGCCGGGCGCGAAAATCGGCGTCGTCGGCCCCAACGGCATGGGCAAATCCACCCTCTTGAAGATCATGGCAGGTCAAGAGACCGTCTCGAACGGTGAAGCGAAGCTGACCCCCGGTTATTCCGTTGGCATTCTGCAACAGGAACCGCCGCTGGACGACACCAAGACCGTCGGCGAGAACATCAAGGCCGCTTTCGGCGAAATCACCGACAAGGTCGACCGCTTCAACCAAATCGGCGAGGAAATGGCCAACCCGGACGCCGACTACGACGCGCTGATGACCGAGATGGGCAAGCTGCAGGAAGAGATCGACGCGGCCGACGGCTGGGATATCGACTCCCAGCTCGAGCAGGCGATGGACGCTCTGCAGTGCCCCGACCCAGAGACCCCCGTGAAGGTCTGCTCGGGCGGCGAGCGCCGTCGCGTGGCCCTGTGCAAGCTGCTGCTTGAGGCCCCCGACCTGCTGCTCTTGGACGAGCCGACCAACCACCTCGACGCCGAGTCGATCCTGTGGCTGGAGCAGTTCCTGCACACCTACAAGGGCGCCGTCATCGCCGTGACCCACGACCGCTACTTCATGGACAATGTGGCCGAGTGGATCTGCGAGGTCGACCGCGGCCACCTCTACCCCTATAAGGGCAACTACTCCACCTATCTGGAGACCAAAGAAAAGCGTATGGAGATCCAGGGTGCCAAGGACGCCAAGCTCGCGCGTCGCTTGAAAAACGAGCTGGACTGGGTCAAGAGCTCCCCCAAGGCCCGTCAGGCCAAGAACAAGGCCAGGCTCGCACGCTACGACGAGATGGAGAACGAGGCGCGCAACGCCAAGAAGCTCGACTTCTCCGAGATCGTCATCCCCGCCGGCCCGCGTCTGGGCTCGCAGGTGCTGGAGGCCGAGCATATTCACAAGGCCTTCGGCGATCGCGTGCTGATCGATGACCTTTCCTTCACCCTGCCGCGCAACGGCATCGTGGGCATCATCGGCCCCAACGGCGTCGGCAAGTCCACGCTGTTCAAGACCATCGTCGGCAAGGAGCCGCTCACCAGCGGCAAGCTGACGATCGGCGACACCGTCAAAATCTCATATGTCGACCAGAACCGTGAGGGCCTCGACCCCAACAAGAACCTCTGGGAGGCCGTCTCGGACGGCAACGACTTCATCGAGGTCGCCGGCGTCGAGGTGCCGACCCGCGCCTACGTCGCCAGTTTCGGCTTCAAGGGCAGCGACCAGCAGAAGCTCACCGGCATGCTTTCCGGCGGCGAACGCAACCGCCTGAACCTTGCACTCACCCTGAAGCAGGGCGGCAATCTGCTGCTGCTCGATGAGCCGACCAACGACCTTGATGTCGAAACGTTGGAATCGCTGGAAAACGCGCTGATCGAGTTCCCGGGCTGCGCCGTGGTCATCTCCCACGATCGCTGGTTCCTCGACCGCATCGCCACGCATATCCTCGCGTGGGAGGGCGATGACGACAATCCGGCCAAGTGGCATTGGTTCGAAGGCAACTTCCAGGCGTATCAGGACGACAAGGTCAAGCGCCTTGGCGAAGAGGCCTCCCGCCCCCACCGCATCCATCGTAAGCTGACGCGTTAA
- a CDS encoding acyl-CoA thioesterase domain-containing protein: MAEVKAGDPAQQAVEALELEAGQERDGRTVFHDATNLYYPTERIYGGQMTAQAIIAAADTADDDKLVNSIHATFIKVGKLDEETRYEVESLRDGRSFSTRRVDAKQGEQLLFTATVSLQKAGQSGVEFNDSMPQNLPSPETLTSAKELMEPYTDKSEFAKYYASQSPFDIRHIGSTVMLEPDTQSADKDSGKQMVWMRMASPITASRNVHRALLALECDQVMMEPDLRRAGLSISTPGIFYASIDHSMWFYDNIDMNEWHLYIQDAPVAGHGRALGIAKVYSADGRMLAAMTQEATIRVPEQKDDNKK; encoded by the coding sequence ATGGCGGAAGTCAAGGCGGGCGACCCGGCACAGCAAGCGGTTGAGGCGCTTGAACTCGAAGCCGGACAGGAGCGGGACGGACGCACCGTCTTCCATGACGCCACGAACCTCTACTACCCCACCGAACGCATCTACGGCGGCCAGATGACCGCGCAGGCCATCATCGCCGCAGCCGATACCGCCGATGACGACAAACTCGTCAACTCCATCCACGCCACCTTCATCAAGGTCGGCAAGCTCGACGAAGAGACCCGCTATGAGGTCGAATCGCTTCGTGACGGCCGTTCCTTCTCCACACGCCGCGTGGATGCCAAACAGGGTGAACAGCTGCTGTTCACCGCCACGGTAAGTCTGCAGAAAGCCGGCCAGTCCGGCGTCGAATTCAATGACAGCATGCCCCAAAACCTTCCTTCCCCGGAAACGTTGACCAGCGCCAAAGAGCTGATGGAACCCTACACCGACAAGTCCGAGTTCGCCAAATACTATGCCTCTCAATCGCCGTTCGATATCCGCCACATCGGTTCGACGGTGATGCTCGAGCCAGATACGCAGAGCGCCGACAAGGACTCCGGCAAACAGATGGTCTGGATGCGCATGGCCAGCCCGATCACGGCCTCGCGCAATGTTCATCGCGCACTGCTGGCACTGGAATGCGACCAGGTGATGATGGAGCCGGACTTGCGCCGCGCAGGTCTGAGCATTTCCACGCCGGGCATTTTCTACGCTTCGATCGACCACTCGATGTGGTTCTACGACAACATCGACATGAACGAATGGCACCTTTACATCCAGGATGCCCCGGTCGCCGGTCACGGCCGCGCACTGGGCATCGCCAAGGTCTATTCGGCCGACGGCAGGATGCTCGCCGCGATGACGCAGGAAGCCACCATCCGTGTGCCGGAACAGAAAGACGACAACAAGAAGTAA